One Pseudonocardia abyssalis DNA segment encodes these proteins:
- a CDS encoding M23 family metallopeptidase → MDRGGPAGGEHVVGARWATNPLPRRLGAAPLVTALVAAAALLLGGAPAEALAPAGSVPTAQLRTPLTSPAPTPPVPIPAAAGPPAAVPPAPTTPAPTTPAPVPTAHLPQAPAAPAPDPTDSDSPVAEPPVAGPPVAEPSAPPTDPSAPAAPPGAGVPAPGAGYAWPLLPVPAVRTPFRAPEHTYGPGHRGVDLAGPPGQAVLAARGGTVVFAGPVGGRSLVSVQHDDGLRTTYEPVTPVVTAGSVVIAGDVLGTLESGHAGCPDPACLHWGVRRDRTEYLDPLVLLRPARARLLPVPDPWPG, encoded by the coding sequence ATGGACCGAGGCGGGCCCGCGGGCGGGGAGCACGTCGTCGGGGCGCGGTGGGCCACGAACCCCCTCCCCCGCCGGCTCGGTGCCGCACCGCTCGTCACCGCCCTCGTCGCGGCCGCTGCGCTCCTCCTGGGCGGGGCACCCGCCGAAGCCCTCGCCCCGGCCGGTTCGGTCCCGACCGCGCAGCTCCGGACCCCGCTCACCTCACCGGCCCCCACCCCGCCGGTACCGATCCCTGCGGCGGCCGGCCCGCCCGCGGCCGTCCCTCCGGCGCCCACCACTCCGGCGCCCACCACTCCGGCGCCCGTGCCGACTGCGCACCTGCCGCAGGCGCCCGCCGCTCCGGCGCCCGACCCGACAGACTCCGACTCTCCCGTCGCCGAGCCTCCCGTCGCCGGACCTCCCGTCGCCGAGCCGTCGGCTCCCCCGACGGACCCTTCGGCACCCGCGGCACCGCCCGGGGCCGGGGTGCCGGCGCCCGGGGCCGGGTACGCGTGGCCGCTGCTCCCGGTGCCCGCGGTGCGCACGCCGTTCCGGGCGCCGGAGCACACCTACGGGCCCGGGCACCGGGGCGTCGACCTCGCCGGTCCGCCGGGCCAGGCGGTGCTGGCCGCCCGGGGCGGCACGGTGGTGTTCGCGGGCCCGGTCGGCGGGCGGTCGCTGGTGTCGGTACAGCACGACGACGGGCTGCGCACCACCTACGAGCCGGTGACACCCGTCGTCACCGCGGGATCCGTGGTGATCGCGGGCGACGTGCTCGGCACGCTCGAATCCGGCCACGCCGGCTGCCCCGATCCGGCATGCCTGCACTGGGGCGTGCGCCGCGACCGCACCGAGTACCTCGACCCGCTCGTCCTGCTGCGCCCGGCGCGCGCCCGGCTGCTACCGGTCCCCGACCCGTGGCCGGGATGA
- a CDS encoding FliA/WhiG family RNA polymerase sigma factor produces MSRLTPGRSAVLDGSVQLRSLGGAVISALARREQSLIERSPVSSAPVPVVATVADRTHVEKLWDAYLAEPTRPVRDRLLVHYTPLVRAVAHRTAAGLPSYVDLSDLVQSGVFGLIDAVERFDPERCPRFESYAAQRIRGAILDELRAQDWVPRTIRGRARELDRAQQRLAARLRRAATDHELAAELGVAPRDLRSVGHHVQLVSVEALDEGSGGLSELLADDSAADPMAVIQDRETFRQLSVAVAQLGERDRLVVQMYYLENRTLAEIGRFLGVTESRVCQLHTRLVGRLRGRLEELAAG; encoded by the coding sequence ATGAGCAGGCTCACCCCAGGGCGTAGCGCGGTCCTCGACGGGTCGGTGCAGCTCAGGTCGCTCGGCGGGGCCGTCATCTCCGCCCTGGCCCGGCGCGAGCAGTCGCTGATCGAGCGGTCTCCGGTGTCGTCCGCCCCGGTTCCCGTGGTCGCGACGGTCGCGGACCGCACACACGTCGAGAAGCTCTGGGACGCCTATCTGGCCGAACCGACACGCCCGGTGCGTGATCGACTGCTCGTCCACTACACACCGCTGGTCCGGGCGGTCGCCCACCGCACCGCGGCCGGGCTGCCGAGCTACGTCGACCTGTCGGACCTCGTGCAGTCCGGGGTGTTCGGACTCATCGACGCCGTCGAGCGGTTCGATCCGGAGCGCTGCCCGCGGTTCGAGAGCTACGCGGCGCAGCGGATCCGGGGGGCGATCCTGGACGAGCTGCGCGCCCAGGACTGGGTGCCGCGCACGATCCGGGGGCGGGCCCGCGAGCTGGACCGCGCGCAGCAGCGCCTGGCGGCCCGACTGCGCCGCGCCGCCACCGACCACGAGCTGGCCGCGGAGCTGGGCGTCGCCCCGCGCGACCTGCGCTCGGTCGGGCACCACGTGCAGCTCGTGAGCGTCGAGGCCCTCGACGAGGGCAGCGGCGGGCTCTCCGAGTTGCTCGCCGACGACTCCGCGGCGGACCCGATGGCCGTGATCCAGGACCGCGAGACGTTCCGGCAGCTGTCGGTCGCGGTCGCCCAGCTCGGGGAGCGCGACCGGCTCGTCGTGCAGATGTACTACCTGGAGAACCGCACGCTCGCCGAGATCGGCCGCTTCCTCGGTGTCACCGAGTCGCGCGTGTGCCAGCTGCACACCCGGCTCGTCGGCCGGCTGCGCGGCCGCCTCGAGGAACTCGCCGCGGGCTGA
- the dprA gene encoding DNA-processing protein DprA, translated as MNAVSAEVLRARAYLSRVAEPPAPGLAALAAEVGAVEAAERVRRGEVSERVATETSARRAVDRVDADLAAAEAAGARLLVPEHPDWPGDPLGDLAACGVPDLAPPVALWVRGPGSLARMCLRATGVVGARAATGYGLHVAAEFGAGLADGDHTVVSGAAIGIDGAAHRGALGVAGPTVAVLACGADRAYPLAHQGLLARIADTGLVVSEYPPGGVPARHRFLVRNRLIAGLSAATVVVEAGLRSGATRTAGDAATLGRPVLAVPGPVTSGVSAGCHRLVREGAVLVTRVEEVLEAIGPIGAHLAADPPGEQRATDALDPVGRLVHDALPAREAREVGWLAREAGVPVGAVRVALVDLERRGLADHRNGRWQLRPMRAGGG; from the coding sequence ATGAACGCCGTGTCGGCCGAGGTCCTGCGGGCCCGTGCCTACCTGTCCCGGGTCGCCGAGCCGCCCGCGCCCGGGCTGGCGGCACTGGCGGCGGAGGTCGGTGCGGTGGAGGCGGCCGAGCGGGTGCGCCGCGGCGAGGTGAGCGAGCGGGTGGCGACGGAGACGTCGGCGCGCCGGGCCGTCGACCGGGTCGACGCCGATCTCGCCGCCGCGGAGGCGGCCGGGGCCCGGCTGCTCGTCCCGGAGCACCCCGACTGGCCGGGCGACCCGCTCGGCGACCTCGCGGCGTGCGGGGTGCCCGACCTCGCGCCGCCCGTGGCGCTGTGGGTCCGCGGTCCCGGGAGCCTGGCGCGGATGTGCCTGCGGGCCACCGGTGTCGTGGGGGCACGGGCGGCCACCGGCTACGGGTTGCACGTGGCCGCCGAGTTCGGCGCGGGGCTGGCCGACGGCGACCACACGGTGGTCTCCGGGGCCGCCATCGGGATCGACGGTGCGGCGCACCGGGGCGCGCTCGGTGTCGCCGGGCCGACGGTGGCGGTGCTCGCCTGCGGGGCCGATCGCGCGTACCCCCTGGCCCACCAGGGGTTGCTCGCCCGCATCGCCGACACCGGGTTGGTGGTCAGCGAGTACCCGCCGGGCGGCGTGCCGGCGCGGCACCGGTTCCTCGTGCGCAACCGGTTGATCGCCGGGCTCTCCGCGGCCACCGTCGTGGTGGAGGCCGGGCTGCGCAGCGGTGCCACCCGCACCGCGGGCGACGCCGCCACGCTGGGGCGTCCGGTGCTGGCGGTGCCCGGGCCGGTCACCTCCGGGGTGTCGGCGGGCTGCCACCGGCTGGTGCGGGAGGGGGCGGTGCTGGTGACCCGGGTCGAGGAGGTGCTGGAGGCGATCGGGCCGATCGGGGCCCACCTCGCCGCCGACCCGCCGGGGGAGCAGCGGGCCACCGACGCGCTCGACCCGGTCGGCCGGCTCGTGCACGACGCCCTGCCGGCCCGCGAGGCGCGGGAGGTGGGCTGGCTGGCCCGCGAGGCGGGCGTCCCGGTCGGGGCCGTGCGGGTGGCGCTCGTCGACCTGGAGCGCCGCGGGCTCGCCGATCACCGCAACGGCCGCTGGCAGCTGCGGCCGATGCGGGCGGGAGGGGGTTGA
- the rpsB gene encoding 30S ribosomal protein S2, with the protein MAVVTMKQLLDSGVHFGHQTRRWNPKMKRYILTERNGIYIIDLQQTLSYIDRAYEFVRETVAHGGTIMFVGTKKQAQEAIADEAGRVNMPYVNQRWLGGMLTNFQTVHKRLQRMKELETMEQTGGFEGRTKKEILMLTREKTKLEKTLGGIRDMTKVPSAVWIVDTKKEHIAVGEARKLGIPVVSILDTNCDPDEVDFPIPGNDDAIRSAALLTKVVAQAAADGLMQRSRARGGDGGEEKAAAEEPLAEWEQELLTSGAGSDGASLTAAAAPAEAPNPAAEPAPATTSNGTQTAS; encoded by the coding sequence ATGGCCGTCGTCACCATGAAGCAGCTGCTCGACAGCGGCGTGCACTTCGGGCACCAGACCCGACGCTGGAACCCGAAGATGAAGCGCTACATCCTCACCGAGCGCAACGGCATCTACATCATCGACCTGCAGCAGACGCTGTCCTACATCGACCGGGCCTACGAGTTCGTGCGCGAGACCGTCGCGCACGGCGGCACGATCATGTTCGTCGGCACGAAGAAGCAGGCGCAGGAGGCCATCGCCGACGAGGCGGGCCGCGTCAACATGCCGTACGTCAACCAGCGCTGGCTGGGTGGCATGCTCACCAACTTCCAGACCGTCCACAAGCGCCTTCAGCGGATGAAGGAGCTCGAGACGATGGAGCAGACGGGGGGCTTCGAGGGTCGCACCAAGAAGGAGATCCTCATGCTCACCCGCGAGAAGACCAAGCTCGAGAAGACCCTGGGCGGCATCCGGGACATGACCAAGGTCCCGAGCGCGGTCTGGATCGTCGACACCAAGAAGGAGCACATCGCCGTCGGCGAGGCCCGCAAGCTGGGCATCCCCGTCGTCTCCATCCTGGACACGAACTGCGACCCCGACGAGGTCGACTTCCCGATCCCGGGCAACGACGACGCGATCCGTTCCGCGGCGCTGCTGACGAAGGTCGTGGCGCAGGCGGCGGCCGACGGCCTCATGCAGCGCTCGCGCGCCCGCGGTGGCGACGGCGGCGAGGAGAAGGCCGCGGCCGAGGAGCCGCTCGCCGAGTGGGAGCAGGAGCTGCTCACCAGCGGCGCCGGCTCCGACGGGGCGAGCCTCACGGCCGCCGCGGCCCCGGCCGAGGCGCCGAACCCGGCCGCCGAGCCCGCTCCGGCCACCACCAGCAACGGCACCCAGACCGCCAGCTGA
- a CDS encoding YraN family protein has product MAAKDELGRRGEDVAVRYLEGRGLVVLDRNWRCREGELDVVATEADGSRLVVCEVKTRSGTRYGEPAESVTGQKARRIRRVAQRWLAQQGLPWVEVRFDVCAVLVEQGRPATLQYFEAAF; this is encoded by the coding sequence ATGGCAGCGAAGGACGAGCTCGGACGCCGCGGCGAGGACGTCGCGGTGCGGTACCTGGAGGGCCGGGGCCTGGTGGTCCTCGACCGCAACTGGCGATGTCGTGAGGGTGAGCTCGACGTCGTCGCCACGGAGGCCGACGGCAGCCGACTGGTGGTGTGCGAGGTCAAGACCCGCTCCGGCACGCGCTACGGCGAGCCCGCCGAGTCGGTCACCGGGCAGAAGGCCCGCCGCATCCGCCGGGTCGCCCAGCGCTGGCTCGCCCAGCAGGGTCTGCCGTGGGTGGAGGTCCGGTTCGACGTCTGCGCGGTGCTCGTCGAGCAGGGCCGTCCGGCCACCCTGCAGTACTTCGAGGCGGCGTTCTGA
- a CDS encoding phosphatidate cytidylyltransferase translates to MPKSARLGRNLFAAIAVGLSMGGIILSSLLIVRQFFVAVLAVSAAIATWELAGALRRGAGIEVPLPVVLVGGQAMIWLAWPFGTAGLAGSFALTVVATLLWRMRGGASHYVRDVTATVFTAAYVPLCCAFAVLMTVAPDGLGRVLTFMLPVIASDVGGYAAGVLFGRHPMAPTISPKKSWEGFAGSQIAGMATGALCVHLLLGGPWWAGVLTGSLLVVSATLGDLVESMIKRDLGIKDMGNLLPGHGGMMDRLDSLLPTAAVAWLLLSVLVPV, encoded by the coding sequence ATGCCGAAGTCGGCGCGGCTGGGCCGCAACCTGTTCGCCGCGATCGCGGTCGGGCTGTCGATGGGCGGGATCATCCTGTCGTCGCTGCTGATCGTGCGGCAGTTCTTCGTCGCGGTGCTCGCGGTGTCGGCGGCCATCGCCACCTGGGAGCTCGCCGGGGCGCTGCGCCGGGGCGCGGGCATCGAGGTGCCGCTGCCGGTCGTGCTGGTGGGCGGGCAGGCGATGATCTGGCTGGCCTGGCCGTTCGGCACCGCGGGTCTCGCCGGGTCGTTCGCGCTGACGGTGGTGGCCACGCTGCTGTGGCGGATGCGCGGGGGAGCGTCGCACTACGTCCGCGACGTCACGGCCACCGTGTTCACCGCCGCCTACGTGCCGCTGTGCTGCGCGTTCGCCGTGCTGATGACGGTGGCGCCCGACGGGCTCGGCCGCGTGCTCACGTTCATGCTCCCGGTGATCGCCTCCGACGTCGGCGGCTACGCGGCGGGCGTCCTGTTCGGCCGGCACCCCATGGCACCGACGATCAGTCCGAAGAAGTCCTGGGAGGGTTTCGCCGGTTCCCAGATCGCGGGCATGGCCACCGGCGCGCTCTGCGTCCACCTGCTGCTCGGCGGGCCGTGGTGGGCCGGCGTGCTCACCGGATCGCTGCTGGTGGTCTCCGCGACGCTGGGCGACCTCGTCGAGTCCATGATCAAGCGCGACCTCGGCATCAAGGACATGGGCAACCTGCTGCCCGGGCACGGCGGCATGATGGACCGCCTCGACTCGCTGCTGCCCACCGCGGCCGTCGCCTGGCTGCTGCTGAGCGTGCTCGTCCCGGTGTGA
- a CDS encoding class I SAM-dependent methyltransferase, whose product MTIPSPNLWNWPDVYEQENRAQDVDGAIWAALREDVPWAGLDVVDVGCGDGFHLPVFAGEAASVIGVEPHPPLVRRARERGLTVLEGGAAALPLPDASVDLLHARTAYFFGAGCEPGLAEARRVLRPGGALAIVDLDATQPPYGDWMRADIPHYDPVAAERYFVRRGFSLRRIATRWAFPDRAALEAVLRIEFSRATADRALAAVPDLEIPVGYRVHVRRLSRG is encoded by the coding sequence ATGACCATCCCCAGCCCCAACCTGTGGAACTGGCCCGACGTCTACGAGCAGGAGAACCGCGCCCAGGACGTCGACGGGGCGATCTGGGCCGCGCTGCGCGAGGACGTGCCCTGGGCCGGCCTCGACGTGGTCGACGTCGGCTGCGGCGACGGCTTCCACCTCCCCGTGTTCGCGGGCGAGGCGGCGTCGGTGATCGGCGTGGAGCCGCACCCGCCGCTGGTCCGACGGGCGCGCGAGCGCGGACTGACCGTGCTGGAGGGCGGGGCCGCCGCGCTGCCGCTGCCGGACGCGTCGGTCGACCTCCTGCACGCGCGCACCGCGTACTTCTTCGGGGCCGGTTGCGAGCCGGGGCTCGCCGAGGCCCGCCGGGTGCTGCGGCCGGGCGGGGCGCTCGCGATCGTCGACCTCGACGCCACGCAGCCGCCCTACGGCGACTGGATGCGTGCGGACATCCCGCACTACGACCCTGTGGCGGCGGAGCGGTACTTCGTCCGGCGCGGGTTCTCGTTGCGCCGGATCGCCACGCGGTGGGCGTTCCCGGACCGGGCCGCACTCGAGGCGGTGCTGCGCATCGAGTTCTCCCGTGCCACGGCCGACCGCGCGCTCGCGGCCGTGCCGGACCTGGAGATCCCGGTGGGGTACCGGGTGCACGTACGGCGGCTCAGCCGAGGGTGA
- a CDS encoding tyrosine-type recombinase/integrase, producing MLSTSVTAVLDDFLRYLALERGRSEHTVRAYRGDLGGLLSRVDEVSGLDLGLLRRWLAEGHAAGLGRSTLARRAAAARTFTAWAHRTGRLANDPGALLVSPRPRPALPDVLDAAETESLFTAAVAGAAEGEPVALRDLAIVELLYATGVRVGELCGTDVDDVDECRRALRVLGKGNKERTVVFGVPAARALRRWLDGGRPALARDSSPPALFLGARGGRVDPRIVREVVHAAVAAVPGAPDTGPHGLRHAAATHMLAGGADLRYVQELLGHAKLATTQLYTHVTVERLKVVHEQAHPRA from the coding sequence GTGCTGTCCACGTCCGTCACGGCGGTGCTCGACGACTTCCTCCGGTACCTGGCGCTGGAGCGGGGGCGGTCGGAGCACACAGTCCGGGCCTACCGCGGCGACCTGGGTGGTCTGCTGTCGCGCGTCGACGAGGTGTCGGGTCTCGACCTCGGCCTGCTCCGCCGCTGGCTGGCGGAGGGGCACGCGGCCGGGCTGGGCCGGTCGACGCTGGCCCGGCGGGCCGCGGCGGCCCGCACCTTCACCGCGTGGGCCCACCGGACCGGGCGCCTCGCGAACGACCCGGGCGCGCTGCTGGTGTCCCCGCGTCCCCGCCCGGCCCTGCCCGACGTGCTCGACGCCGCCGAGACGGAGTCGCTGTTCACGGCGGCCGTGGCCGGGGCGGCGGAGGGTGAGCCCGTCGCGCTGCGGGACCTGGCGATCGTCGAGCTGCTCTACGCCACGGGCGTGCGTGTCGGGGAGCTGTGCGGGACCGATGTCGACGACGTGGACGAGTGCCGTCGCGCCCTGCGCGTGCTCGGCAAGGGAAACAAGGAGCGGACCGTCGTCTTCGGGGTCCCCGCCGCCCGGGCCCTGCGCCGCTGGCTCGACGGCGGGCGCCCGGCGCTGGCCCGCGATTCGTCACCGCCCGCACTGTTCCTCGGGGCCCGCGGGGGGCGGGTGGACCCGCGGATCGTGCGGGAGGTGGTGCACGCCGCGGTGGCCGCGGTGCCCGGCGCGCCCGACACGGGCCCGCACGGATTGCGACACGCCGCCGCCACCCACATGTTGGCAGGCGGCGCGGACCTTCGTTACGTACAGGAGTTACTCGGTCACGCTAAGCTAGCAACCACTCAGCTGTACACCCACGTCACCGTCGAGCGTCTGAAGGTGGTTCATGAGCAGGCTCACCCCAGGGCGTAG
- a CDS encoding YifB family Mg chelatase-like AAA ATPase, translated as MVLARGWSVALHGVDGHVVEIEADLGGGLPGVHLLGLPDAALQESRDRVRAAVVNSRLVWPNERIVLALSPATLRKAGSGFDLALACCVLAAAEQVPQSALDGTVLLGELALDGRLRAVRGILPALLAARTARMRRVVVPMAALAEAALVPDIEVLGAADLREVLDWLRDGAPLRSPEPLVDGVGPEPPDLADVVGQDDARHALEVAAAGGHHLLLVGPPGTGKTMLARRLGGLLPRLAPDDALALAAVRSVAGRLPSDGGLATLPPVEAPHHSSSMAALVGGGSGLARPGAVSLAHRGVLFLDEAPEFGPHLLDALRTPLEEGEVRLARAEGSVRYPARFQLVLAANPCPCAPAHDRDCICSSPTRRRYLGRLSGPLLDRVDLRAVMFPVTTFAAVADGEDTATVGARVRAARAAAAERWAAHGWRTNAEVPGPELRSRFGLPRATTRPLEAGMRSGALTARGADRALRVAWTLADLSGSARPQPDHVEAALYFRDRRAA; from the coding sequence ATGGTGCTCGCACGGGGATGGTCGGTGGCGCTGCACGGCGTCGACGGGCACGTGGTGGAGATCGAGGCCGACCTCGGCGGGGGGCTGCCGGGGGTCCACCTGCTGGGGCTGCCGGACGCCGCGCTGCAGGAGTCGCGCGACCGCGTCCGGGCGGCGGTCGTCAACTCCCGGCTGGTGTGGCCCAACGAGCGGATCGTGCTGGCGCTGAGCCCGGCCACGCTGCGCAAGGCCGGCAGCGGGTTCGACCTGGCACTGGCCTGCTGTGTACTGGCCGCGGCGGAGCAGGTGCCGCAGTCGGCGCTCGACGGCACCGTCCTGCTCGGGGAGCTGGCCCTCGACGGGCGCCTGCGCGCGGTCCGCGGGATCCTCCCCGCGCTGCTGGCGGCGCGGACCGCGCGGATGCGGCGGGTCGTGGTGCCGATGGCGGCGCTGGCGGAGGCCGCACTGGTGCCCGACATCGAGGTGCTCGGCGCGGCGGATCTGCGCGAGGTGCTCGACTGGCTCCGCGACGGCGCGCCGCTGCGCTCGCCCGAGCCGCTCGTCGACGGGGTGGGGCCGGAGCCGCCCGACCTCGCCGACGTCGTCGGGCAGGACGACGCCCGCCACGCGCTGGAGGTGGCCGCGGCGGGTGGGCACCACCTGCTCCTCGTCGGCCCGCCGGGCACGGGGAAGACGATGCTGGCGCGGCGTCTGGGCGGGCTGCTGCCGCGGCTCGCCCCCGACGACGCGCTGGCGTTGGCCGCGGTGCGGTCGGTGGCGGGGCGGCTGCCGTCCGACGGCGGGCTGGCCACGCTGCCGCCGGTCGAGGCGCCGCACCACTCCAGCTCGATGGCCGCACTCGTCGGCGGCGGGAGTGGGCTGGCCCGGCCCGGCGCGGTGTCCCTCGCCCACCGGGGCGTGCTGTTCCTGGACGAGGCTCCCGAGTTCGGCCCCCACCTCCTCGACGCCCTGCGCACGCCGTTGGAGGAGGGTGAGGTCCGGCTGGCCCGGGCCGAGGGGTCGGTACGGTACCCGGCCCGCTTCCAGCTGGTGCTCGCGGCGAACCCGTGTCCGTGCGCGCCGGCGCACGACCGCGACTGCATCTGCTCGTCGCCGACGCGGCGACGGTACCTGGGCCGGCTCTCCGGCCCGCTGCTCGATCGCGTCGACCTGCGTGCGGTGATGTTCCCGGTCACGACGTTCGCGGCGGTGGCCGACGGGGAGGACACCGCCACCGTCGGTGCGCGGGTGCGGGCCGCACGGGCGGCGGCCGCGGAGCGGTGGGCCGCGCACGGGTGGCGCACCAACGCGGAGGTGCCCGGGCCGGAGCTGCGGTCGCGGTTCGGACTGCCCCGGGCCACGACCCGGCCGCTCGAGGCCGGCATGCGCAGCGGGGCACTCACCGCCCGTGGGGCTGATCGAGCACTGCGGGTCGCGTGGACGCTGGCCGACCTGTCGGGGTCCGCCCGCCCGCAGCCCGACCACGTGGAGGCGGCGCTGTACTTCCGTGACCGGCGGGCGGCATGA
- the pyrH gene encoding UMP kinase has protein sequence MTAPRVDTDDRPGFRRVLLKLGGEMFGGGAVGVDPEVVETVARQIAEVVSSGAQVAVVIGGGNFFRGAELQDRGMERSRADYMGMLGTVMNCLALQDFLEREHHIDTRVQTAITMGQVAEAYIPRRAIRHLEKGRVVIFGAGVGMPYFSTDTAGAQRALEIGAEALLLAKGVDGVFTADPKTDPDAKLFDEITHREVLEQGLKVADATAFSLCMDNKMPIIVFNLLVEGNIARAVRGERIGTLVSTPGER, from the coding sequence ATGACCGCACCCCGAGTCGACACCGACGACCGCCCCGGATTCCGCCGTGTGCTGCTCAAGCTCGGCGGGGAGATGTTCGGCGGTGGTGCCGTCGGTGTCGACCCGGAGGTCGTCGAGACCGTTGCCCGACAGATCGCCGAGGTCGTCTCCTCGGGGGCGCAGGTGGCGGTTGTCATCGGCGGCGGCAACTTCTTCCGCGGCGCCGAGCTGCAGGACCGCGGCATGGAGCGCTCCCGGGCCGACTACATGGGCATGCTCGGCACGGTCATGAACTGCCTCGCCCTGCAGGACTTCCTGGAGCGCGAGCACCACATCGACACGCGCGTGCAGACCGCCATCACGATGGGCCAGGTCGCCGAGGCCTACATCCCGCGGCGCGCGATCCGGCACCTGGAGAAGGGCCGCGTCGTGATCTTCGGCGCGGGTGTGGGGATGCCCTACTTCTCCACCGACACCGCGGGCGCGCAGCGCGCGCTGGAGATCGGTGCGGAGGCGCTGCTGCTGGCCAAGGGGGTCGACGGCGTGTTCACCGCCGACCCGAAGACCGACCCCGACGCGAAGCTCTTCGACGAGATCACCCATCGCGAGGTGCTGGAGCAGGGGCTCAAGGTCGCCGACGCCACCGCGTTCAGCCTCTGCATGGACAACAAGATGCCGATCATCGTGTTCAACCTGCTCGTGGAGGGCAACATCGCCCGTGCGGTGCGGGGTGAGAGGATCGGCACGCTGGTCAGCACGCCCGGGGAAAGGTAG
- the frr gene encoding ribosome recycling factor — MIDETLFDAEEKMEKAVTVAKDDLASVRTGRATPNMFSRVVVEYYGAMTPINQLASISIPEARMVIIKPYDASSLKSLEKAIRESDLGLNPGNDGQIIRCVIPQLSEERRREMVKVARSKGEDARVTVRSVRRKAMDELGRIAKDGEAGEDEVARAEKELQTTVDKYVHQIDDLVKHKETELLEV, encoded by the coding sequence GTGATCGACGAGACGCTCTTCGACGCCGAGGAGAAGATGGAGAAGGCCGTCACCGTCGCGAAGGACGACCTCGCCTCCGTGCGCACCGGCCGTGCGACGCCCAACATGTTCTCCCGGGTCGTCGTGGAGTACTACGGCGCGATGACCCCGATCAACCAGCTCGCCTCGATCTCCATCCCCGAGGCCCGCATGGTGATCATCAAGCCCTACGACGCGAGCTCGCTGAAGTCGCTGGAGAAGGCGATCCGCGAGTCCGATCTCGGGCTGAACCCGGGCAACGACGGCCAGATCATCCGGTGCGTCATCCCGCAGCTGTCCGAGGAGCGCCGCCGCGAGATGGTCAAGGTCGCGCGCAGCAAGGGCGAGGACGCCCGGGTCACCGTCCGCAGCGTCCGCCGCAAGGCGATGGACGAGCTCGGCCGGATCGCCAAGGACGGCGAGGCGGGCGAGGACGAGGTCGCGCGCGCCGAGAAGGAGCTGCAGACCACCGTCGACAAGTACGTCCACCAGATCGACGACCTGGTGAAGCACAAGGAAACCGAGCTCCTCGAAGTCTGA
- a CDS encoding DUF2469 domain-containing protein: MSAEDLEKYETEMELTLYKEYRDIVSQFSYVVETERRFYLANSVDVAARNADGEVYFEVRMSDAWVWDMYRPARFVKNVRVLTFKDVNVEELDKPELRLPEGDQFGS; this comes from the coding sequence GTGAGCGCCGAGGATCTCGAGAAGTACGAGACCGAGATGGAGCTCACCCTCTACAAGGAGTACCGGGACATCGTGTCCCAGTTCTCCTACGTCGTGGAGACCGAGCGCCGCTTCTACCTGGCCAATTCCGTCGACGTCGCCGCCCGCAACGCCGACGGCGAGGTCTACTTCGAGGTCCGCATGTCCGACGCGTGGGTGTGGGACATGTACCGCCCGGCCCGGTTCGTGAAGAACGTGCGGGTGCTGACGTTCAAGGACGTCAACGTCGAGGAGCTGGACAAGCCGGAGCTGCGGCTCCCGGAGGGTGACCAGTTCGGCTCCTGA
- the tsf gene encoding translation elongation factor Ts, translating into MANYTAADVKKLRDLTGSGMMDCKKALEDSDGDFDKSVELLRIKGAKDIDKRAGRETANGLVVAEGGTMVQLNCETDFVAKSDDFQKLADSILQVAVADKPADLDALKAAKLDDGTVEEAVLALSARIGEKLELKRYIHVDGPVALYLHRRASDLPPAIGALVSYDGSSDEVVKGVAMHIAAARPTYTTRDEVPADVIENERRIAEATAREEGKPEQVLPRIVDGRINGFYKDVVLLEQASVQDSKKTVKALLDEAGVTVKTFARFEVGQA; encoded by the coding sequence ATGGCGAACTACACCGCCGCCGACGTGAAGAAGCTCCGCGACCTCACCGGGTCCGGGATGATGGACTGCAAGAAGGCGCTCGAGGACTCCGACGGCGACTTCGACAAGTCCGTCGAGCTGCTGCGCATCAAGGGCGCGAAGGACATCGACAAGCGCGCCGGCCGCGAGACGGCCAACGGCCTCGTCGTCGCCGAGGGCGGCACGATGGTCCAGCTCAACTGCGAGACCGACTTCGTCGCCAAGAGCGACGACTTCCAGAAGCTCGCCGACTCGATCCTGCAGGTCGCCGTGGCCGACAAGCCCGCCGACCTGGACGCCCTCAAGGCGGCCAAGCTCGATGACGGCACCGTCGAGGAGGCCGTCCTCGCGCTGTCCGCCCGCATCGGCGAGAAGCTCGAGCTCAAGCGCTACATCCACGTCGACGGGCCGGTCGCGCTGTACCTGCACCGCCGCGCGTCGGACCTGCCGCCGGCCATCGGCGCGCTGGTCTCCTACGACGGGTCCTCCGACGAGGTGGTCAAGGGCGTCGCGATGCACATCGCCGCGGCCCGCCCGACCTACACCACCCGCGACGAGGTCCCGGCCGACGTGATCGAGAACGAGCGTCGCATCGCCGAGGCCACCGCCCGCGAGGAGGGCAAGCCCGAGCAGGTGCTGCCCCGCATCGTCGACGGCCGCATCAACGGGTTCTACAAGGACGTCGTGCTCCTCGAGCAGGCGTCGGTGCAGGACTCGAAGAAGACCGTGAAGGCGCTGCTCGACGAGGCCGGTGTCACGGTCAAGACGTTCGCGCGCTTCGAGGTCGGCCAGGCCTGA